DNA sequence from the Entomomonas asaccharolytica genome:
AGATATGCTAATTGTTCTGCTAACCAGCCACTTGTATCTGTATAGGCTGCAATTGCAGCGGTATAAGCCAAAATATTTAAATGGGGAACTATATCCTCCATTGTTTGCATAAATTTTTGACGGAGTTGGGGATTAGGGATAACAGCAATAGATGCACCAAGCCCAGCAATATTAAAAGTTTTAGAGGGTGCCATTAAAGTAATAGAACAGTTAGCTGCCTCATCATTAAGGGAAGCAAAAGGAATATGTTTTAAATTAGGTTCTAATAAAAGGTCACAGTGTATTTCATCACTACAAACGATTAGATTATGTTGCTTAGCAAACGCAAGTTGCTCTAATAACTCCTCATGACTGTAAACAGTACCACCAGGATTTTGAGGGTTGCAGAGCATTAGTAATTTTTCGTGGCCATCTAATTTATTTTCAAGCGCATTCAAATCCATAACCCAACGATTATTTTTATTTACTAAATTAGCATAATATTGCTTACGATTCAGATGCTTAGCTGCTGCCATAAAAGGAGGGTAAATAGGAAAAGGACAGATGCTAGACTCTGAGTCATTGGTAAAGGCACGTAAACTAATGTTTAAACCTGTTACTAATCCTGGTAAAAAGACTAGCCATTCAGGTCGTATTTGCCAATTATAGTGCTTATCAGCCCAATTGATAAAAACCTTAGCTAATTCTTTTGGCTGTCCACCGTAGCCATAAACGCCTTCTGCAACACGCTCTTGTAATGCTTTCATAATAGAAGGTGGTGAAAGAAAATCAGTATCAGCTATCCATAGCGGAATAATATCTCTAGCAGCATATTTTTGCCATTTAAGACTATCTGTATTCGCTCGGTTAATAACTTGATCAAAATTAAACATGCCAATTCCTATTTTATTTCGCTACTAGGTAAGCTCATCATTATATGGCAATATATACATTATTAAAAACTTACCTACAATGAGGCTAACCTATGCTAACACTTGGTACTCCATTATCAGCTACAGCCACTAAAGTTTTGCTTTGTGGTTCTGGAGAATTAGGAAAAGAAGTAGTCATCGAACTACAGCGCTTAGGTTGTGAAGTAATAGCTGTCGATCGTTATGCAAATGCACCTGCTATGCAGGTTGCTCATCGTAGCCATGTCATCAGCATGTTAGATGGAGAAGCATTAAGAAAAGTAATAGCACAAGAAAAACCTCATTATATAGTGCCAGAGATTGAGGCCATTGCTACAGATACATTAGTGGCGTTAGAAAAAGAAGGCTATAACATTATTCCTACAGCTCGAGCTACCCAACTTACTATGAATAGAGAAGGTATACGTCGTTTAGTAGCTGAAGAATTAAAATTACCTACTTCACCTTATTGCTTTGCTACCAATGAAAATGAATATAAACAAGCTATAAAAGAGTTAGGTTTTCCTTGTATTGTTAAGCCTGTTATGAGTTCGTCTGGGAAAGGACAATCCTTAATTCGCAGTGAAGCTGATATTGATACTGCTTGGAAATATGCTCAAGAAGGAGGCAGAGCAGGTGGTGGTAATGTAATTATTGAAGGTTTTATAGATTTTGATTATGAAATTACCTTACTTACTGTTCGTCACATTAATGGTGTGTCCTTCTGTGAGCCAATTGGTCATCGACAAGAAAAAGGAGACTATAGAGAGTCTTGGCAACCACAACCAATGACAGAAACAGCCTTATCACTTTCTAAAGAAATTGCTACCAAAGTAACTGAAGCTTTAGGTGGTAGGGGGGTATTTGGTGTTGAATTGTTTATCAAAGGCGATCAGGTATGGTTTAGTGAAGTTTCACCAAGACCCCACGACACTGGCATGGTTACTTTAATTTCACAAAATTTATCCGAATTTGCGCTGCATGCCCGTGCCATATTGGGACTACCTATTCCTTATATTGAACAATATGACCCCTCTGCTTCATCAGTTATCTTAATTGAAGGGGAGTCTAAACAAGTGAGTTTTTCTAACTTAGAACAAGCACTCAGTGAACCATTAACAGATTTACGCTTATTTGGTAAACCAGAAGTATCTGGTCAAAGAAGAATGGGAGTAGCACTTGCAAAGGCAACAACTATAGAGCAGGCTATTAATAAAGCAAAGCATGTATCACAGCAAGTTAAAGTACAGCTGTAGGACTTATCATGCAAATCCCAGAAACTATTAAGTTAAAAAAAACATCTAACCTACTAGAGCTGGCTTATCAAGGCCAGCTCTATCAACTATCTGCTGAATATTTAAGAGTAAACTCACCGTCAGCTGAAGTACAGGGGCATGGTAACCCTATTCTGCAATACGGCAAAAAAGAGGTGAAACTCATTAAAATAGAGCCTGCTGGACAATATGCTCTTAAATTAACGTTTGATGATGGTCATGATACAGGGCTTTATACATGGGAATATTTA
Encoded proteins:
- a CDS encoding MalY/PatB family protein, with translation MFNFDQVINRANTDSLKWQKYAARDIIPLWIADTDFLSPPSIMKALQERVAEGVYGYGGQPKELAKVFINWADKHYNWQIRPEWLVFLPGLVTGLNISLRAFTNDSESSICPFPIYPPFMAAAKHLNRKQYYANLVNKNNRWVMDLNALENKLDGHEKLLMLCNPQNPGGTVYSHEELLEQLAFAKQHNLIVCSDEIHCDLLLEPNLKHIPFASLNDEAANCSITLMAPSKTFNIAGLGASIAVIPNPQLRQKFMQTMEDIVPHLNILAYTAAIAAYTDTSGWLAEQLAYLRNNRDYLYQQINSIEGLKLLPIEASYLAWIDATQLPIENPHRLFEEAGVGLSDGNDFGCDKFLRLNFGCPRILLEQAIERMKIACSKLHNQ
- the purT gene encoding formate-dependent phosphoribosylglycinamide formyltransferase: MLTLGTPLSATATKVLLCGSGELGKEVVIELQRLGCEVIAVDRYANAPAMQVAHRSHVISMLDGEALRKVIAQEKPHYIVPEIEAIATDTLVALEKEGYNIIPTARATQLTMNREGIRRLVAEELKLPTSPYCFATNENEYKQAIKELGFPCIVKPVMSSSGKGQSLIRSEADIDTAWKYAQEGGRAGGGNVIIEGFIDFDYEITLLTVRHINGVSFCEPIGHRQEKGDYRESWQPQPMTETALSLSKEIATKVTEALGGRGVFGVELFIKGDQVWFSEVSPRPHDTGMVTLISQNLSEFALHARAILGLPIPYIEQYDPSASSVILIEGESKQVSFSNLEQALSEPLTDLRLFGKPEVSGQRRMGVALAKATTIEQAINKAKHVSQQVKVQL
- a CDS encoding gamma-butyrobetaine hydroxylase-like domain-containing protein — translated: MQIPETIKLKKTSNLLELAYQGQLYQLSAEYLRVNSPSAEVQGHGNPILQYGKKEVKLIKIEPAGQYALKLTFDDGHDTGLYTWEYLYKLATEQKNIWDDYLKQLNEQGKSRDPNESIVKLVSPSQKNNQIN